In one window of Streptomyces sp. NBC_01224 DNA:
- a CDS encoding TetR/AcrR family transcriptional regulator — MTTRARRPQRRNQVLSREQIIDTAVEMLDAGGESALTIRALTERLSTGSGAIYYHVGTRDELLDTATETVIGAALATRPAGAAATPGDEIRVVALALFDAIAAHQWLATRLTLQIIRNPVGPVTVGIFERIGGQMGALGVPRASWFDAASTLVHYILGAVSQNARIEGDTSGIDPDGDRDEFFDAASTAWQGLDPEAYPFMHAIVGQMREQDDREQYLTGIAVILDGLTHLC; from the coding sequence ATGACGACGCGAGCGCGCCGACCACAGCGGCGCAACCAGGTGCTCTCCCGGGAGCAGATCATCGACACTGCCGTCGAGATGCTCGATGCGGGCGGCGAGAGTGCGCTGACCATCCGGGCGCTGACCGAGAGGCTGTCCACCGGTTCCGGGGCGATCTACTACCACGTGGGCACTCGTGACGAGCTGCTCGACACGGCGACGGAAACCGTGATCGGCGCGGCGCTAGCGACCCGGCCCGCCGGGGCTGCGGCCACACCCGGGGACGAGATCCGTGTCGTCGCACTGGCCCTGTTCGACGCGATCGCCGCACATCAGTGGCTCGCCACGCGGCTGACCCTCCAGATCATCCGGAATCCGGTCGGCCCGGTGACGGTGGGGATCTTCGAGCGGATCGGCGGGCAGATGGGCGCCCTGGGCGTGCCGCGAGCCTCCTGGTTCGACGCGGCCTCGACGCTCGTGCACTACATCCTCGGAGCCGTCAGCCAGAACGCCCGCATCGAGGGGGACACCTCAGGGATCGACCCTGACGGGGATCGCGACGAGTTCTTCGACGCGGCGTCGACGGCATGGCAGGGGCTCGACCCGGAGGCTTACCCGTTCATGCACGCCATCGTCGGCCAGATGAGAGAGCAGGACGACCGCGAGCAGTACCTCACCGGCATCGCCGTCATCCTCGACGGCCTCACCCATCTGTGCTGA